The Columba livia isolate bColLiv1 breed racing homer chromosome 13, bColLiv1.pat.W.v2, whole genome shotgun sequence genome has a segment encoding these proteins:
- the FBXO31 gene encoding F-box only protein 31 isoform X1 produces MAVCARLCGVGPARGCRRRGAAREQRRGAAGDSEPDTDTDPEEAGGGGAAEDEEAAERIEGGRPVPHPAEAGPAGRAPLSLLELPPELLVQIFGSLPGTELPSLARVCTTFRRILRTDTIWRRRCREEYGLCENLRKLEITGVSCRDVYAKRINPRVKSGRFMKILPDYEHMEYRDVYTCLLHRYRHILGLWQPDIGPYGGLLNVVVDGLFIIGWMYLPPHDPHVDDPMRFKPLFRIHLMERKCATVECMYGHKGPHNGHIQIVKKDEFSTKCNQTDHHRMSGGRQEEFRTWLREEWGRTLEDIFHEHMQELILMKFIYTSQYDNCLTYRRIYLPPSSPDDLIKPGLFKGTYGSHGLEIVMLSFHGKKAKGTKITGDPNIPAGQQTVEIDLAHPLQLPDVENLRDFSELSRIVLEVQEQVRREEQEEEQRQDDGDRSPHASSQAVTKSPGEGADGEGTAAGAEGMPQDKAPASQPFVLPMGVISRNKDYPRTCRICFYGTGLIAGHGFTSPERTPGVFVLFDDDRFGFIWLELKSFSLYSRIKVSFQNAEAPSREAFDEMLKNIQSLFS; encoded by the exons ATGGCGGTGTGTGCCCGGCTGTGCGGGGTGGGCCCGGCGCGCGGCTGCCGCCGGCGCGGGGCAGCGAGGGAGCAGCGGCGCGGTGCTGCCGGCGACAGCGAGCCCGACACCGACACCGACCCCGAGgaggcgggcggcggcggcgccgcggAGGATGAGGAGGCGGCGGAGCGCATCGAGGGCGGGCGGCCCGTGCCGCACCCCGCCGAGGCCGGCCCGGCCGGGCGGGCCCCGTTGTCCCTCCTAGAGCTGCCCCCCGAGCTCCTGGTGCAAATCTTCGGCTCTCTGCCCGGTACCGAGCTGCCCAGCCTGGCCCGCGTCTGCACCACCTTCCGCCGCATCCTTCGCACCGACACGATTtggcggcggcgctgccgcgaAG AATATGGACTCTGTGAAAACTTGCGGAAGTTGGAGATCACAGGAGTGTCCTGTCGAGATGTTTATGCCAAAC GTATAAACCCACGAGTGAAGTCGGGGCGTTTTATGAAAATCCTTCCCGACTACGAGCACATGGAGTACAGAGATGTTTACACCTGCC TGCTGCACCGATACCGGCACATCCTGGGGCTGTGGCAGCCGGACATTGGGCCCTACGGGGGACTGCTGAACGTGGTG GTAGACGGTTTGTTCATCATCGGCTGGATGTACCTGCCACCGCATGACCCTCATGTTGATGATCCCATGAGATTCAAACCTCTCTTCAGGATTCATCTCATGGAGAGGAAATGTGCAACGGTCGAGTGTATGTATGGTCACAAGGGCCCTCACAACGGCCACATCCAG ATTGTGAAGAAGGATGAGTTCTCCACGAAATGCAACCAGACAGATCACCATCGGATGTCAGGGGGACGGCAGGAG gaATTCCGGACGTGGCTAAGGGAAGAATGGGGTCGGACCCTGGAAGACATCTTCCATGAGCACATGCAGGAGCTCATCTTGATGAAGTTCATCTACACCAGCCAATATGA CAACTGCTTGACATACCGACGCATCTAcctccctcccagcagccccgACGACCTTATAAAGCCAGGTCTCTTCAAGGGAACGTACGGGAGCCACGGGCTGGAGATTGTCATGTTGAGCTTTCACGGAAAGAAAGCGAAGGGGACTAAAATCACT GGAGATCCCAACATCCCAGCTGGGCAGCAGACTGTAGAGATTGACCTGGCACATCCTCTGCAGCTTCCTGACGTCGAGAACCTTCGCGATTTCAGTGAGCTCTCGCGCATCGTCCtggaggtgcaggagcaggtgCGTCGGGAGGAGCAAGAGGAGGAACAGCGGCAGGACGACGGGGACCGCTCCCCCCATGCTTCCTCTCAGGCTGTCACCAAATCCCCAGGAGAAGGTGCCGATGGGGAAGGGACTGCGGCTGGGGCGGAGGGGATGCCCCAGGACAAGGCACCAGCTTCCCAGCCCTTTGTGCTGCCCATGGGAGTCATATCGAGGAATAAGGACTATCCCCGGACCTGCCGAATTTG TTTTTATGGGACGGGGCTTATTGCTGGCCACGGCTTCACCAGCCCCGAGCGAACACCCGGCGTTTTCGTTCTCTTCGATGACGATCGCTTTGGATTCAtctggctggagctgaaatcctTCAGCCTCTACAGCCGGATCAAGGTCTCCTTCCAGAACGCCGAAGCGCCTTCCCGTGAGGCTTTTGACGAAATGCTGAAGAACATTCAGTCACTGTTTTCTTGA
- the FBXO31 gene encoding F-box only protein 31 isoform X2, with translation MAVCARLCGVGPARGCRRRGAAREQRRGAAGDSEPDTDTDPEEAGGGGAAEDEEAAERIEGGRPVPHPAEAGPAGRAPLSLLELPPELLVQIFGSLPGTELPSLARVCTTFRRILRTDTIWRRRCREEYGLCENLRKLEITGVSCRDVYAKLLHRYRHILGLWQPDIGPYGGLLNVVVDGLFIIGWMYLPPHDPHVDDPMRFKPLFRIHLMERKCATVECMYGHKGPHNGHIQIVKKDEFSTKCNQTDHHRMSGGRQEEFRTWLREEWGRTLEDIFHEHMQELILMKFIYTSQYDNCLTYRRIYLPPSSPDDLIKPGLFKGTYGSHGLEIVMLSFHGKKAKGTKITGDPNIPAGQQTVEIDLAHPLQLPDVENLRDFSELSRIVLEVQEQVRREEQEEEQRQDDGDRSPHASSQAVTKSPGEGADGEGTAAGAEGMPQDKAPASQPFVLPMGVISRNKDYPRTCRICFYGTGLIAGHGFTSPERTPGVFVLFDDDRFGFIWLELKSFSLYSRIKVSFQNAEAPSREAFDEMLKNIQSLFS, from the exons ATGGCGGTGTGTGCCCGGCTGTGCGGGGTGGGCCCGGCGCGCGGCTGCCGCCGGCGCGGGGCAGCGAGGGAGCAGCGGCGCGGTGCTGCCGGCGACAGCGAGCCCGACACCGACACCGACCCCGAGgaggcgggcggcggcggcgccgcggAGGATGAGGAGGCGGCGGAGCGCATCGAGGGCGGGCGGCCCGTGCCGCACCCCGCCGAGGCCGGCCCGGCCGGGCGGGCCCCGTTGTCCCTCCTAGAGCTGCCCCCCGAGCTCCTGGTGCAAATCTTCGGCTCTCTGCCCGGTACCGAGCTGCCCAGCCTGGCCCGCGTCTGCACCACCTTCCGCCGCATCCTTCGCACCGACACGATTtggcggcggcgctgccgcgaAG AATATGGACTCTGTGAAAACTTGCGGAAGTTGGAGATCACAGGAGTGTCCTGTCGAGATGTTTATGCCAAAC TGCTGCACCGATACCGGCACATCCTGGGGCTGTGGCAGCCGGACATTGGGCCCTACGGGGGACTGCTGAACGTGGTG GTAGACGGTTTGTTCATCATCGGCTGGATGTACCTGCCACCGCATGACCCTCATGTTGATGATCCCATGAGATTCAAACCTCTCTTCAGGATTCATCTCATGGAGAGGAAATGTGCAACGGTCGAGTGTATGTATGGTCACAAGGGCCCTCACAACGGCCACATCCAG ATTGTGAAGAAGGATGAGTTCTCCACGAAATGCAACCAGACAGATCACCATCGGATGTCAGGGGGACGGCAGGAG gaATTCCGGACGTGGCTAAGGGAAGAATGGGGTCGGACCCTGGAAGACATCTTCCATGAGCACATGCAGGAGCTCATCTTGATGAAGTTCATCTACACCAGCCAATATGA CAACTGCTTGACATACCGACGCATCTAcctccctcccagcagccccgACGACCTTATAAAGCCAGGTCTCTTCAAGGGAACGTACGGGAGCCACGGGCTGGAGATTGTCATGTTGAGCTTTCACGGAAAGAAAGCGAAGGGGACTAAAATCACT GGAGATCCCAACATCCCAGCTGGGCAGCAGACTGTAGAGATTGACCTGGCACATCCTCTGCAGCTTCCTGACGTCGAGAACCTTCGCGATTTCAGTGAGCTCTCGCGCATCGTCCtggaggtgcaggagcaggtgCGTCGGGAGGAGCAAGAGGAGGAACAGCGGCAGGACGACGGGGACCGCTCCCCCCATGCTTCCTCTCAGGCTGTCACCAAATCCCCAGGAGAAGGTGCCGATGGGGAAGGGACTGCGGCTGGGGCGGAGGGGATGCCCCAGGACAAGGCACCAGCTTCCCAGCCCTTTGTGCTGCCCATGGGAGTCATATCGAGGAATAAGGACTATCCCCGGACCTGCCGAATTTG TTTTTATGGGACGGGGCTTATTGCTGGCCACGGCTTCACCAGCCCCGAGCGAACACCCGGCGTTTTCGTTCTCTTCGATGACGATCGCTTTGGATTCAtctggctggagctgaaatcctTCAGCCTCTACAGCCGGATCAAGGTCTCCTTCCAGAACGCCGAAGCGCCTTCCCGTGAGGCTTTTGACGAAATGCTGAAGAACATTCAGTCACTGTTTTCTTGA